A part of Girardinichthys multiradiatus isolate DD_20200921_A chromosome 12, DD_fGirMul_XY1, whole genome shotgun sequence genomic DNA contains:
- the LOC124878284 gene encoding netrin-G2-like isoform X3: MSPLCWLPQLFILLLIISLPLCSCQLSSPFDTCSSLPGLEAGPRWQFSPCQPPPTNMKEFMQIRVDPPGITCGNPPERFCTLENPYLCSDECDASSPDLSHPPQLMGDRERGGLITYWQTITWSRYPEPLLANITLSWNKSLEVVDDIIITFEYGRPTSMVLEKSMDKGATWQPYQYYADDCLEAFGMSPKQVSDLAPTNLTRVICTEKYSRWVGAKEEKNVVFEVRARFGVFAGPKLINMDALYIRMETMKGLRDFFTFSNLRLRLLRPALGGTYVQRDNLLKYFYAISNIDVPARCKCHLHASQCVLRDATLQCECKHNTGGQDCQRCRGGFRSRSWRPGSYLPLPRGTANTCEAAGSVVLPSTRAQNPATIQEITPLSEKVSSGDTLPTGSTPATQEGDGPPSVRAETSVSPDILVILLPPSDVPLDVKTPPDKPNPKTPNALPPVVPPEDLTLYLPSAILPTYLTSSDVPPGGLSSKTREISTYLPSTEIPVPKEPSPEVPPLKIPPEMSSSRASDSLMAVPSPDTVPDIPFLNLPSPNTPSAETPLPNALSTELLASDVTPLEVSPPGLPELSLTPKVVSSITPGILTDAPPSDAPLPTLITSGAPPPDPDVNVESLPVLETLDQSKPNTNLGSDESGQNPTSSSGQVSAGDSKTQQEGKSSQVKSAQPSGESPSERKEPTGTKDKAITISKEETNVKSKEEEKDFGKKATQKILIPGGPKSTQLSKIIYINFQDCECNGHSNRCSYIDFINVVTCVSCKHNTRGQNCQYCRLGYYRNTSLPLDDDNICVECDCDPDGSASPHCSDSGLCRCKPGATGRRCDSCLSGFTWREGGAGCTENICDLERRICQNGGTCIDFQRCACPDNSTGQFCEQNVCMKKNGCITNASGSSSSVTSQLYLVAFSLTTYTFS, translated from the exons GAAAACCCTTACCTGTGCAGTGATGAGTGTGACGCGTCCAGCCCTGACTTGTCTCACCCTCCTCAGCTTATGGGAGACAGGGAGAGGGGTGGGCTCATCACCTATTGGCAAACAATCACCTGGTCCAGGTATCCTGAGCCACTATTGGCTAACATCACTCTGTCATGGAACAAGAGTCTGGAGGTGGTTGATGACATCATCATTACCTTTGAATATGGGAGACCAACCAGCATGGTTCTGGAAAAATCTATGGACAAAG GTGCAACATGGCAGCCATATCAGTACTATGCTGACGACTGCCTCGAGGCCTTCGGCATGTCACCTAAGCAAGTTTCTGATTTAGCACCAACTAACTTAACCCGTGTCATCTGCACTGAGAAGTACTCCCGCTGGGTTGGGGCTAAG GAGGAGAAGAACGTGGTGTTTGAGGTGCGTGCTCGATTTGGCGTGTTTGCTGGTCCAAAGCTTATCAACATGGATGCCCTTTACATACGGATGGAGACGATGAAAGGTCTCAGAGACTTCTTTACCTTCTCCAACCTCCGTCTGCGGCTCCTCCGCCCTGCTCTAGGAGGAACCTACGTCCAGAGAGACAACCTACTGAAGTACTTTTACGCCATTTCTAACATTGACGTTCCTGCCAG GTGTAAATGTCACCTGCACGCATCTCAGTGTGTGTTGCGAGATGCAActctgcagtgtgaatgcaagCACAACACAGGTGGACAGGACTGTCAGCGCTGCCGGGGAGGCTTCAGGTCCCGCAGCTGGAGACCAGGCTCATACCTGCCCCTGCCCAGAGGCACTGCTAACACCT GTGAAGCAGCTGGAAGCGTAGTGC TGCCATCAACCAGGGCGCAGAATCCAGCAACTATTCAAGAAATCACTCCACTCAGTGAAAAGGTGTCTTCAGGAGATACACTGCCAACTGGTTCTACTCCAGCCACTCAAGAAGGAGATGGTCCACCTTCAGTCAGAGCTGAAACTTCTGTTTCTCCAGACATTCTAGTCATTCTGTTACCACCTTCAGATGTCCCATTAGATGTAAAAACTCCCCCTGATAAACCaaaccccaaaacacctaaTGCGCTTCCCCCTGTTGTACCTCCTGAGGACCTTACCCTTTATCTACCTTCAGCAATATTACCAACTTATTTAACATCTTCAGATGTTCCACCAGGTGGCCTATCATCAAAAACTAGAGAAATTTCAACTTATTTACCCTCTACTGAAATACCCGTGCCAAAAGAACCTTCTCCTGAAGTACCTCCTTTAAAAATACCTCCAGAAATGTCATCATCTAGAGCTTCTGACAGTTTAATGGCTGTTCCTTCTCCTGATACAGTTCCAGATATACCTTTTCTGAATTTACCTTCTCCTAATACACCTTCTGCAGAAACACCTCTTCCAAATGCCCTTTCTACAGAATTGCTTGCATCAGATGTGACCCCTTTGGAAGTGTCTCCTCCAGGTCTTCCAGAACTCTCCCTAACCCCAAAAGTAGTGTCCTCTATAACTCCTGGCATATTGACAGATGCACCTCCTTCTGATGCACCTCTTCCCACACTAATTACTTCTGGTGCCCCCCCTCCAGATCCTGATGTTAATGTAGAGTCATTACCAGTTCTTGAAACCTTGGATCAGTCTAAACCCAATACTAATCTAGGTTCAGATGAATCAGGTCAAAATCCAACTTCTAGTTCTGGACAAGTGTCTGCTGGTGACTCTAAAACCCAGCAAGAAGGAAAGTCTTCTCAGGTGAAATCAGCTCAACCATCTGGAGAGTCCCCATCTGAACGAAAGGAGCCAACaggaacaaaggacaaag CAATCACAATTTccaaagaagaaacaaatgtgaaaagcaaagaggaagagaaagactttGGGAAGAAAG CAACCCAGAAGATTCTGATTCCCGGAGGACCAAAGTCTACTCAGCTGTCTAAAATCATTTACATCAACTTCCAGG ACTGCGAGTGTAACGGTCACTCCAACCGCTGCAGCTACATCGACTTCATCAACGTGGTGACGTGTGTGAGCTGTAAACACAACACTCGAGGACAGAACTGTCAGTACTGTCGACTTGGTTACTACAGAAACACCTCGCTGCCACTCGATGACGACAACATCTGTGTGG AATGTGACTGTGACCCAGACGGCAGCGCATCTCCTCACTGCTCTGATTCTGGCCTCTGTCGTTGTAAACCTGGAGCCACTGGGAGGCGCTGTGATTCCTGTCTTTCTGGGTTCACCTGGCGGGAAGGCGGAGCTGGATGCACAG AGAACATATGTGACCTGGAGCGTCGGATCTGTCAGAACGGTGGAACCTGCATTGATTTCCAGCGCTGCGCCTGTCCAGACAACTCCACAG GTCAGTTCTGCGAGCAGAATGTCTGCATGAAGAAAAACGGCTGCATCACAAATGCTTCGGGCTCCTCCTCCTCGGTGACATCACAGCTCTACCTGGTGGCCTTCAGTTTAACCACCTACACCTTCAGCTGA
- the LOC124878284 gene encoding serine-rich adhesin for platelets-like isoform X2, translated as MSPLCWLPQLFILLLIISLPLCSCQLSSPFDTCSSLPGLEAGPRWQFSPCQPPPTNMKEFMQIRVDPPGITCGNPPERFCTLENPYLCSDECDASSPDLSHPPQLMGDRERGGLITYWQTITWSRYPEPLLANITLSWNKSLEVVDDIIITFEYGRPTSMVLEKSMDKGATWQPYQYYADDCLEAFGMSPKQVSDLAPTNLTRVICTEKYSRWVGAKEEKNVVFEVRARFGVFAGPKLINMDALYIRMETMKGLRDFFTFSNLRLRLLRPALGGTYVQRDNLLKYFYAISNIDVPARCKCHLHASQCVLRDATLQCECKHNTGGQDCQRCRGGFRSRSWRPGSYLPLPRGTANTCEAAGSVVPAGDSNSAASDGPSASSDGVTDTTTTTTTTTTTTATPYIDSSTMSAVTDSSTKTDMNTVVWTSPILTDFTFTDNPTNSKSATSSPSTTTDGILSMFYYSLTTFTTTKSALTLSDADRGSIATNPQSITAAETSTTTDSVTTTDTSVFSRTSSISVSDMTSTMYYTSTTNSAMDVDVITTSDTGAVVFTAVSSTRSTSNAGEFFDSSSTTGPSADISSSISTAQGKVINTSCTTISSYGLTSKRSTISTRNSDPGVSKSHSMTRPFDFTADFPLSGTGNTDLVTNNVPPSVGVVPSTRAQNPATIQEITPLSEKVSSGDTLPTGSTPATQEGDGPPSVRAETSVSPDILVILLPPSDVPLDVKTPPDKPNPKTPNALPPVVPPEDLTLYLPSAILPTYLTSSDVPPGGLSSKTREISTYLPSTEIPVPKEPSPEVPPLKIPPEMSSSRASDSLMAVPSPDTVPDIPFLNLPSPNTPSAETPLPNALSTELLASDVTPLEVSPPGLPELSLTPKVVSSITPGILTDAPPSDAPLPTLITSGAPPPDPDVNVESLPVLETLDQSKPNTNLGSDESGQNPTSSSGQVSAGDSKTQQEGKSSQVKSAQPSGESPSERKEPTGTKDKDCECNGHSNRCSYIDFINVVTCVSCKHNTRGQNCQYCRLGYYRNTSLPLDDDNICVECDCDPDGSASPHCSDSGLCRCKPGATGRRCDSCLSGFTWREGGAGCTENICDLERRICQNGGTCIDFQRCACPDNSTGQFCEQNVCMKKNGCITNASGSSSSVTSQLYLVAFSLTTYTFS; from the exons GAAAACCCTTACCTGTGCAGTGATGAGTGTGACGCGTCCAGCCCTGACTTGTCTCACCCTCCTCAGCTTATGGGAGACAGGGAGAGGGGTGGGCTCATCACCTATTGGCAAACAATCACCTGGTCCAGGTATCCTGAGCCACTATTGGCTAACATCACTCTGTCATGGAACAAGAGTCTGGAGGTGGTTGATGACATCATCATTACCTTTGAATATGGGAGACCAACCAGCATGGTTCTGGAAAAATCTATGGACAAAG GTGCAACATGGCAGCCATATCAGTACTATGCTGACGACTGCCTCGAGGCCTTCGGCATGTCACCTAAGCAAGTTTCTGATTTAGCACCAACTAACTTAACCCGTGTCATCTGCACTGAGAAGTACTCCCGCTGGGTTGGGGCTAAG GAGGAGAAGAACGTGGTGTTTGAGGTGCGTGCTCGATTTGGCGTGTTTGCTGGTCCAAAGCTTATCAACATGGATGCCCTTTACATACGGATGGAGACGATGAAAGGTCTCAGAGACTTCTTTACCTTCTCCAACCTCCGTCTGCGGCTCCTCCGCCCTGCTCTAGGAGGAACCTACGTCCAGAGAGACAACCTACTGAAGTACTTTTACGCCATTTCTAACATTGACGTTCCTGCCAG GTGTAAATGTCACCTGCACGCATCTCAGTGTGTGTTGCGAGATGCAActctgcagtgtgaatgcaagCACAACACAGGTGGACAGGACTGTCAGCGCTGCCGGGGAGGCTTCAGGTCCCGCAGCTGGAGACCAGGCTCATACCTGCCCCTGCCCAGAGGCACTGCTAACACCT GTGAAGCAGCTGGAAGCGTAGTGC CGGCTGGTGACTCTAACTCAGCAGCATCTGATGGACCCTCTGCCTCATCAGATGGAGTGACTGACACTACTACCACTACCACTACTACGACTACTACCACTGCTACTCCTTACATTGACAGTTCTACCATGTCTGCAGTCACTGACAGCAGTACCAAAACTGATATGAACACTGTTGTTTGGACATCACCCATACTAACTGACTTTACTTTTACTGACAATCCAACAAATTCTAAAAGCGCCACTTCTAGCCCCTCTACCACCACAGATGGTATTTTGTCTATGTTTTATTATTCACTGACTacttttacaaccacaaaaagtGCTCTTACACTATCAGATGCAGATAGAGGTTCTATTGCCACTAACCCACAGAGTATTACTGCTGCAGAAACAAGTACTACCACTGATAGTGTTACTACTACTGATACCTCAGTATTTAGTAGGACTAGTAGTATTTCAGTGTCTGACATGACCAGTACAATGTACTACACCAGTACTACAAATTCTGCCATGGATGTAGATGTCATCACAACATCCGACACTGGTGCTGTAGTTTTTACTGCTGTGAGTAGTACTCGTAGTACTAGTAATGCTGGTGAATTCTTTGACTCAAGCAGTACAACAGGACCTTCAGCAGATATTTCTTCATCAATTAGTACAGCCCAGGGAAAAGTTATCAACACTTCCTGTACCACCATTAGCAGCTACGGTCTAACCAGTAAGAGGTCCACAATCTCAACCAGGAACAGCGACCCGGGGGTGTCTAAGAGTCACTCGATGACAAGACCATTTGACTTCACTGCAGACTTCCCCTTGTCAGGGACTGGTAATACTGACTTGGTGACCAATAATGTTCCACCTTCTGTTGGTGTAGTGCCATCAACCAGGGCGCAGAATCCAGCAACTATTCAAGAAATCACTCCACTCAGTGAAAAGGTGTCTTCAGGAGATACACTGCCAACTGGTTCTACTCCAGCCACTCAAGAAGGAGATGGTCCACCTTCAGTCAGAGCTGAAACTTCTGTTTCTCCAGACATTCTAGTCATTCTGTTACCACCTTCAGATGTCCCATTAGATGTAAAAACTCCCCCTGATAAACCaaaccccaaaacacctaaTGCGCTTCCCCCTGTTGTACCTCCTGAGGACCTTACCCTTTATCTACCTTCAGCAATATTACCAACTTATTTAACATCTTCAGATGTTCCACCAGGTGGCCTATCATCAAAAACTAGAGAAATTTCAACTTATTTACCCTCTACTGAAATACCCGTGCCAAAAGAACCTTCTCCTGAAGTACCTCCTTTAAAAATACCTCCAGAAATGTCATCATCTAGAGCTTCTGACAGTTTAATGGCTGTTCCTTCTCCTGATACAGTTCCAGATATACCTTTTCTGAATTTACCTTCTCCTAATACACCTTCTGCAGAAACACCTCTTCCAAATGCCCTTTCTACAGAATTGCTTGCATCAGATGTGACCCCTTTGGAAGTGTCTCCTCCAGGTCTTCCAGAACTCTCCCTAACCCCAAAAGTAGTGTCCTCTATAACTCCTGGCATATTGACAGATGCACCTCCTTCTGATGCACCTCTTCCCACACTAATTACTTCTGGTGCCCCCCCTCCAGATCCTGATGTTAATGTAGAGTCATTACCAGTTCTTGAAACCTTGGATCAGTCTAAACCCAATACTAATCTAGGTTCAGATGAATCAGGTCAAAATCCAACTTCTAGTTCTGGACAAGTGTCTGCTGGTGACTCTAAAACCCAGCAAGAAGGAAAGTCTTCTCAGGTGAAATCAGCTCAACCATCTGGAGAGTCCCCATCTGAACGAAAGGAGCCAACaggaacaaaggacaaag ACTGCGAGTGTAACGGTCACTCCAACCGCTGCAGCTACATCGACTTCATCAACGTGGTGACGTGTGTGAGCTGTAAACACAACACTCGAGGACAGAACTGTCAGTACTGTCGACTTGGTTACTACAGAAACACCTCGCTGCCACTCGATGACGACAACATCTGTGTGG AATGTGACTGTGACCCAGACGGCAGCGCATCTCCTCACTGCTCTGATTCTGGCCTCTGTCGTTGTAAACCTGGAGCCACTGGGAGGCGCTGTGATTCCTGTCTTTCTGGGTTCACCTGGCGGGAAGGCGGAGCTGGATGCACAG AGAACATATGTGACCTGGAGCGTCGGATCTGTCAGAACGGTGGAACCTGCATTGATTTCCAGCGCTGCGCCTGTCCAGACAACTCCACAG GTCAGTTCTGCGAGCAGAATGTCTGCATGAAGAAAAACGGCTGCATCACAAATGCTTCGGGCTCCTCCTCCTCGGTGACATCACAGCTCTACCTGGTGGCCTTCAGTTTAACCACCTACACCTTCAGCTGA
- the LOC124878284 gene encoding serine-rich adhesin for platelets-like isoform X1 gives MSPLCWLPQLFILLLIISLPLCSCQLSSPFDTCSSLPGLEAGPRWQFSPCQPPPTNMKEFMQIRVDPPGITCGNPPERFCTLENPYLCSDECDASSPDLSHPPQLMGDRERGGLITYWQTITWSRYPEPLLANITLSWNKSLEVVDDIIITFEYGRPTSMVLEKSMDKGATWQPYQYYADDCLEAFGMSPKQVSDLAPTNLTRVICTEKYSRWVGAKEEKNVVFEVRARFGVFAGPKLINMDALYIRMETMKGLRDFFTFSNLRLRLLRPALGGTYVQRDNLLKYFYAISNIDVPARCKCHLHASQCVLRDATLQCECKHNTGGQDCQRCRGGFRSRSWRPGSYLPLPRGTANTCEAAGSVVPAGDSNSAASDGPSASSDGVTDTTTTTTTTTTTTATPYIDSSTMSAVTDSSTKTDMNTVVWTSPILTDFTFTDNPTNSKSATSSPSTTTDGILSMFYYSLTTFTTTKSALTLSDADRGSIATNPQSITAAETSTTTDSVTTTDTSVFSRTSSISVSDMTSTMYYTSTTNSAMDVDVITTSDTGAVVFTAVSSTRSTSNAGEFFDSSSTTGPSADISSSISTAQGKVINTSCTTISSYGLTSKRSTISTRNSDPGVSKSHSMTRPFDFTADFPLSGTGNTDLVTNNVPPSVGVVPSTRAQNPATIQEITPLSEKVSSGDTLPTGSTPATQEGDGPPSVRAETSVSPDILVILLPPSDVPLDVKTPPDKPNPKTPNALPPVVPPEDLTLYLPSAILPTYLTSSDVPPGGLSSKTREISTYLPSTEIPVPKEPSPEVPPLKIPPEMSSSRASDSLMAVPSPDTVPDIPFLNLPSPNTPSAETPLPNALSTELLASDVTPLEVSPPGLPELSLTPKVVSSITPGILTDAPPSDAPLPTLITSGAPPPDPDVNVESLPVLETLDQSKPNTNLGSDESGQNPTSSSGQVSAGDSKTQQEGKSSQVKSAQPSGESPSERKEPTGTKDKAITISKEETNVKSKEEEKDFGKKATQKILIPGGPKSTQLSKIIYINFQDCECNGHSNRCSYIDFINVVTCVSCKHNTRGQNCQYCRLGYYRNTSLPLDDDNICVECDCDPDGSASPHCSDSGLCRCKPGATGRRCDSCLSGFTWREGGAGCTENICDLERRICQNGGTCIDFQRCACPDNSTGQFCEQNVCMKKNGCITNASGSSSSVTSQLYLVAFSLTTYTFS, from the exons GAAAACCCTTACCTGTGCAGTGATGAGTGTGACGCGTCCAGCCCTGACTTGTCTCACCCTCCTCAGCTTATGGGAGACAGGGAGAGGGGTGGGCTCATCACCTATTGGCAAACAATCACCTGGTCCAGGTATCCTGAGCCACTATTGGCTAACATCACTCTGTCATGGAACAAGAGTCTGGAGGTGGTTGATGACATCATCATTACCTTTGAATATGGGAGACCAACCAGCATGGTTCTGGAAAAATCTATGGACAAAG GTGCAACATGGCAGCCATATCAGTACTATGCTGACGACTGCCTCGAGGCCTTCGGCATGTCACCTAAGCAAGTTTCTGATTTAGCACCAACTAACTTAACCCGTGTCATCTGCACTGAGAAGTACTCCCGCTGGGTTGGGGCTAAG GAGGAGAAGAACGTGGTGTTTGAGGTGCGTGCTCGATTTGGCGTGTTTGCTGGTCCAAAGCTTATCAACATGGATGCCCTTTACATACGGATGGAGACGATGAAAGGTCTCAGAGACTTCTTTACCTTCTCCAACCTCCGTCTGCGGCTCCTCCGCCCTGCTCTAGGAGGAACCTACGTCCAGAGAGACAACCTACTGAAGTACTTTTACGCCATTTCTAACATTGACGTTCCTGCCAG GTGTAAATGTCACCTGCACGCATCTCAGTGTGTGTTGCGAGATGCAActctgcagtgtgaatgcaagCACAACACAGGTGGACAGGACTGTCAGCGCTGCCGGGGAGGCTTCAGGTCCCGCAGCTGGAGACCAGGCTCATACCTGCCCCTGCCCAGAGGCACTGCTAACACCT GTGAAGCAGCTGGAAGCGTAGTGC CGGCTGGTGACTCTAACTCAGCAGCATCTGATGGACCCTCTGCCTCATCAGATGGAGTGACTGACACTACTACCACTACCACTACTACGACTACTACCACTGCTACTCCTTACATTGACAGTTCTACCATGTCTGCAGTCACTGACAGCAGTACCAAAACTGATATGAACACTGTTGTTTGGACATCACCCATACTAACTGACTTTACTTTTACTGACAATCCAACAAATTCTAAAAGCGCCACTTCTAGCCCCTCTACCACCACAGATGGTATTTTGTCTATGTTTTATTATTCACTGACTacttttacaaccacaaaaagtGCTCTTACACTATCAGATGCAGATAGAGGTTCTATTGCCACTAACCCACAGAGTATTACTGCTGCAGAAACAAGTACTACCACTGATAGTGTTACTACTACTGATACCTCAGTATTTAGTAGGACTAGTAGTATTTCAGTGTCTGACATGACCAGTACAATGTACTACACCAGTACTACAAATTCTGCCATGGATGTAGATGTCATCACAACATCCGACACTGGTGCTGTAGTTTTTACTGCTGTGAGTAGTACTCGTAGTACTAGTAATGCTGGTGAATTCTTTGACTCAAGCAGTACAACAGGACCTTCAGCAGATATTTCTTCATCAATTAGTACAGCCCAGGGAAAAGTTATCAACACTTCCTGTACCACCATTAGCAGCTACGGTCTAACCAGTAAGAGGTCCACAATCTCAACCAGGAACAGCGACCCGGGGGTGTCTAAGAGTCACTCGATGACAAGACCATTTGACTTCACTGCAGACTTCCCCTTGTCAGGGACTGGTAATACTGACTTGGTGACCAATAATGTTCCACCTTCTGTTGGTGTAGTGCCATCAACCAGGGCGCAGAATCCAGCAACTATTCAAGAAATCACTCCACTCAGTGAAAAGGTGTCTTCAGGAGATACACTGCCAACTGGTTCTACTCCAGCCACTCAAGAAGGAGATGGTCCACCTTCAGTCAGAGCTGAAACTTCTGTTTCTCCAGACATTCTAGTCATTCTGTTACCACCTTCAGATGTCCCATTAGATGTAAAAACTCCCCCTGATAAACCaaaccccaaaacacctaaTGCGCTTCCCCCTGTTGTACCTCCTGAGGACCTTACCCTTTATCTACCTTCAGCAATATTACCAACTTATTTAACATCTTCAGATGTTCCACCAGGTGGCCTATCATCAAAAACTAGAGAAATTTCAACTTATTTACCCTCTACTGAAATACCCGTGCCAAAAGAACCTTCTCCTGAAGTACCTCCTTTAAAAATACCTCCAGAAATGTCATCATCTAGAGCTTCTGACAGTTTAATGGCTGTTCCTTCTCCTGATACAGTTCCAGATATACCTTTTCTGAATTTACCTTCTCCTAATACACCTTCTGCAGAAACACCTCTTCCAAATGCCCTTTCTACAGAATTGCTTGCATCAGATGTGACCCCTTTGGAAGTGTCTCCTCCAGGTCTTCCAGAACTCTCCCTAACCCCAAAAGTAGTGTCCTCTATAACTCCTGGCATATTGACAGATGCACCTCCTTCTGATGCACCTCTTCCCACACTAATTACTTCTGGTGCCCCCCCTCCAGATCCTGATGTTAATGTAGAGTCATTACCAGTTCTTGAAACCTTGGATCAGTCTAAACCCAATACTAATCTAGGTTCAGATGAATCAGGTCAAAATCCAACTTCTAGTTCTGGACAAGTGTCTGCTGGTGACTCTAAAACCCAGCAAGAAGGAAAGTCTTCTCAGGTGAAATCAGCTCAACCATCTGGAGAGTCCCCATCTGAACGAAAGGAGCCAACaggaacaaaggacaaag CAATCACAATTTccaaagaagaaacaaatgtgaaaagcaaagaggaagagaaagactttGGGAAGAAAG CAACCCAGAAGATTCTGATTCCCGGAGGACCAAAGTCTACTCAGCTGTCTAAAATCATTTACATCAACTTCCAGG ACTGCGAGTGTAACGGTCACTCCAACCGCTGCAGCTACATCGACTTCATCAACGTGGTGACGTGTGTGAGCTGTAAACACAACACTCGAGGACAGAACTGTCAGTACTGTCGACTTGGTTACTACAGAAACACCTCGCTGCCACTCGATGACGACAACATCTGTGTGG AATGTGACTGTGACCCAGACGGCAGCGCATCTCCTCACTGCTCTGATTCTGGCCTCTGTCGTTGTAAACCTGGAGCCACTGGGAGGCGCTGTGATTCCTGTCTTTCTGGGTTCACCTGGCGGGAAGGCGGAGCTGGATGCACAG AGAACATATGTGACCTGGAGCGTCGGATCTGTCAGAACGGTGGAACCTGCATTGATTTCCAGCGCTGCGCCTGTCCAGACAACTCCACAG GTCAGTTCTGCGAGCAGAATGTCTGCATGAAGAAAAACGGCTGCATCACAAATGCTTCGGGCTCCTCCTCCTCGGTGACATCACAGCTCTACCTGGTGGCCTTCAGTTTAACCACCTACACCTTCAGCTGA